From Nycticebus coucang isolate mNycCou1 chromosome 6, mNycCou1.pri, whole genome shotgun sequence, the proteins below share one genomic window:
- the INF2 gene encoding inverted formin-2 isoform X1, producing the protein MRSQKNASSPRQAPERVGRGSRKALRIWFGRMSVKEGAQRKWAALKEKLGPQDTDPTEANLESADPELCARLLQVPSVVNYSGLRKRLESSDGGWMVQFLEHSGLDLLLEALARLSGRSVARIADALLQLTCVSCVRAVMNSPQGIEYILGNPAYARQLSRALDTSNVMVKKQVFELLAALCIYSPEGHALTLDALDHYKSACSQQYRFSVIMSELSDSDNVPYVVTLLSVINAVILGPEDLRTRAQLRSEFVGLQLLDILTRLRDLEDPDLLIQLEAFEEAKAEDEEELLRVSGGVDMNSHQEVFASLFHKVSCSPASAQLLSVLQGLLHLEPTHRSSQLLWEALESLVNRAVLLASDAQDCTLEEVVERLLSVKGRPRPSPLDKAHKSVQANLVQSQRGSSPENSTAPKASVEGHQPAVAHTCQHVGSIQSTSGGTASQLRALEQQAPTLPPPAPPLPSSVPGLPPSPLPLPCLEATSPPVPPPPPPLPSLGAMSLPPPPPPPPLPSVGATSPPPPPLPGSREILPPPPPPLPGMGCPPPPPIPSVGATSPPPPPPLPGSREILPPPPPPPPLPGMGWGPPPPPPLPGLSAMGSVEEAIVAQVDHSLGSAWVPSHRRVNPPTLRMKKLNWQKLPSNVAREHNSMWATLSSPCAEVVEPDFSSIERLFSLPVAKPKEPTIASTPARKEPKEITFLDSKKSLNLNIFLKQFKCSNEDVTAMIRAGDTTKFDVEVLKQLFKLLPEKHEIENLRAFTEERARLANADQFYLLLLDIPCYQLRVECMLLCEGSAVVLDTVRPRAQLVLAACETWCLSTGLLTSHQLPVFCQLILKIGNFLNYGSHTGDADGFKISTLLKLTETKSQQNRVTLLHHVLEEVEKSHPDLLQLPQDLEQPSQAAGINLETIRSEASSNLKKLLETEQKVLASVPEVQEQYAKRLQASIVASRELDELFEAIEQKRRELADYLCEEAQQLSLEDTFSTMKTFRDLFIRALKENKERKDQAARAERRKQQLAEEEARRPRGEDGKLGRTGPGKQEEVCVIDALLADIRKGFQLRKTARGRTDMDGGSKAAAADPLRVTEPAASRDTAGGPRHNTHCPRSEPGLDAAATSKPQSWDLVDAVTSSPQPTHEPSEEGGPRPLERRSSWYEDASDFLAPEGTQCPLPSEGAWPVTLGNAQALKHLKFSSSDQPPEAQGSSHSTKGITGSIHQAAADSTSQGLEDTGVHGCSANLPATSLGGDADEEDTAPESALDTSLDRSFSEDAVTDSSGSGTLPRAWGRSTKGPGRRRKKRPTRSQEEVVPDSDDSKTKRLCVIQ; encoded by the exons ATGAGAAGCCAGAAAAATGCGAGCAGCCCAAGGCAGGCCCCAGAGCGGGTGGGCAGAGGCAGCCGGAAGGCCTTGCGCATCTGG TTCGGCAGGATGTCGGTGAAGGAGGGTGCACAGCGCAAGTGGGCAGCACTGAAGGAGAAGCTGGGGCCGCAGGACACGGACCCCACGGAGGCCAACTTGGAGAGCGCGGACCCCGAGCTGTGTGCGCGGCTGCTGCAGGTGCCTTCCGTGGTCAACTACTCGGGGCTGCGCAAGCGGCTGGAGAGCAGTGATGGTGGCTGGATGGTGCAGTTTCTGGAGCACAGCGGCCTGGACCTACTGCTTGAGGCGCTGGCGCGGTTGTCGGGCCGCAGTGTGGCACGCATCGCTGATGCCCTACTGCAGCTCACCTGCGTCAGCTGCGTGCGCGCCGTCATGAACTCGCCGCAGGGCATTGAATACATCCTGGGCAACCCGGCCTACGCCCGCCAGCTCTCTCGCG CCCTGGACACGTCTAACGTGATGGTCAAGAAGCAGGTGTTTGAGCTGCTGGCTGCCCTCTGCATCTACTCCCCCGAGGGCCATGCCCTGACCCTGGACGCCCTGGACCATTACAAG AGCGCATGCAGCCAGCAGTACCGCTTCAGCGTCATCATGAGCGAGCTCTCTGACAGCGACAACGTGCCCTATGTCGTCACCCTGCTGAGTGTGATCAACGCCGTCATCCTGGGCCCAGAGGACCTTCGCACCCGTGCCCAGCTGCGGAGCGAGTTTGTTG GGCTGCAGCTGCTAGACATCCTGACCCGGCTACG AGACCTGGAGGACCCTGACCTGCTGATCCAGCTCGAGGCCTTTGAGGAGGCCAAGGCTGAGGACGAGGAGGAGCTGCTGCGTGTGTCTGGAGGAGTTGACATGAACAGTCACCAGGAAGTCTTTGCCTCCCTGTTCCACAAG GTGAGCTGCTCGCCAGCATCTGCCCAGCTGCTGTCCGTGCTGCAGGGCCTCCTGCACCTGGAGCCCACCCACCGCTCCAGCCAGCTGCTCTGGGAGGCCTTGGAGAGCCTGGTGAACCGGGCTGTGCTCCTGGCCAGTGATG CCCAAGACTGTACCCTGGAGGAAGTGGTTGAGCGGCTCCTGTCTGTCAAGGGGCGGCCCCGACCAAGCCCCCTGGACAAGGCCCACAAGAGTGTCCAGGCCAACCTAGTCCAGAGCCAGAGGGGCAGCTCCCCTGAGAACAGCACTGCCCCCAAGGCCAGCGTGGAGGGCCATCAGCcagcagtggcacacacctgccaGCACGTGGGCAGCATCCAGAGCACCAGTGGTGGGACAGCCTCACAGCTGAGAGCACTGGAACAGCAGGCACCCACCCTACCCCCACCTGCACCCCCTCTTCCCAGCTCCGTGCCAgggctccctccttcccctctccccttacCATGCCTGGAGGCCACATCCCCCCCagtgccccctcccccaccacccctGCCAAGCCTGGGGGCTATGTCCctaccaccacccccacctccacctccccttCCAAGTGTGGGGGCCacatccccaccaccaccacccttgcCAGGCTCCCGTGAGATCTTgcccccaccacctccaccactgcCAGGCATGGGGTGTCCACCTCCACCCCCCATTCCAAGTGTGGGGGCCacatccccaccaccaccaccacccctgccagGCTCCCGTGAGATCTTgcccccaccacctccaccacccccGCTGCCTGGAATGGGCTGGGGAccccctccacctccacccctaCCCGGCCTCTCTGCCATGGGCAGTGTGGAGGAGGCCATCGTGGCCcaggtggaccacagcctggGCTCAGCCTGGGTCCCCAGCCACAGGCGAGTCAACCCGCCCACGCTGCGCATGAAAAAACTGAACTGGCAGAAGCTGCCGTCCAACGTGGCACGTG AGCACAACTCCATGTGGGCCACACTCAGCAGTCCCTGTGCTGAGGTGGTGGAGCCGGACTTCTCCAGCATCGAGcgtctcttctccctccctgtgGCCAAGCCCAAGGAGCCCACTATAGCCTCTACGCCAGCCAGGAAGGAGCCCAAGGAG attacaTTCCTTGATTCCAAGAAGAGCCTGAACCTCAACATCTTCCTGAAGCAGTTTAAATG TTCCAATGAGGATGTCACCGCCATGATTCGGGCTGGGGACACCACCAAATTTGATGTGGAAGTTCTCAAACAGCTCTTCAAGCTCCTTCCAGAGAAGCATGAG ATTGAAAACCTGCGAGCATTCACAGAAGAGCGGGCCAGGCTGGCCAACGCTGACCAATTctacctcctcctgctggacaTCCCTTG CTACCAGCTGCGCGTTGAGTGCATGCTGCTCTGCGAGGGCTCAGCTGTTGTCCTGGACACGGTGCGGCCCCGGGCCCAGCTAGTGCTTGCCGCCTGCGAAA CCTGGTGCCTCTCCACAGGCCTGCTCACCAGCCACCAGCTGCCTGTCTTCTGCCAACTGATCCTGAAAATCGGGAACTTCCTCAACTAC GGCAGCCACACGGGTGATGCTGATGGCTTCAAGATCAGCACGTTGCTGAAGCTCACGGAGACCAAGTCCCAGCAGAACCGCGTGACACTGCTGcaccatgtgctggag GAAGTGGAAAAGAGCCACCCGGACCTCCTGCAGCTGCCCCAGGACCTGGAGCAGCCCTCCCAGGCAGCAGG CATCAACCTAGAGACCATCCGCTCAGAGGCCAGCTCCAACCTGAAGAAGCTTCTGGAGACGGAACAGAAGGTGTTAGCCTCGGTGCCCGAGGTGCAGGAGCAGTATGCCAAGCGGCTCCAG GCCAGCATCGTAGCCTCCCGTGAGCTGGATGAGCTTTTTGAGGCCATTGAGCAGAAGCGGCGGGAGCTGGCTGACTACCTATGTGAGGAAGCCCAGCAGCTATCCCTGGAAGACACCTTCAGCACCATGAAGACCTTCCGGGACCTCTTCATCCGTGCCTTGAAG GAGAACAAGGAGCGGAAGGACCAGGCGGCCAGGGCAGAGCGGAGGAAGCAGCAGCTGGCTGAAGAAGAGGCGCGCAGGCCGCGGGGCGAGGATGGGAAGCTGG GCAGGACGGGGCCTGGGAAGCAGGAGGAGGTGTGTGTCATCGATGCCCTGCTGGCCGACATTAGGAAAGGCTTCCAGCTTCGGAAGACAGCCCGCGGCCGCACGGACATGGATGGGGGCAGCAAGGCAGCCGCAGCGGACCCCCTGAGGGTCACAGAGCCTG CGGCCAGCAGAGACACTGCAGGAGGCCCCAGGCACAATACCCACTGCCCCCGCTCGGAACCAGGCCTTGATGCTGCAGCCACCAGCAAACCCCAGAGTTGGGACCTTGTAGACGCTGTGACTTCCAGCCCACAGCCCACCCATGAGCCCTCAGAGGAGGGTGGTCCCAGGCCCCTGGAAAGGCGTTCTTCCTGGTACGAAGATGCCAGTGATTTCCTAGCTCCTGAGGGCACACAGTGCCCCCTGCCCTCTGAGGGGGCCTGGCCAGTGACTCTGGGCAATGCTCAAGCCCTAAAGCACCTCAAGTTCTCAAGCAGTGACCAGCCCCCTGAGGCTCAAGGTTCCAGCCACAGCACCAAGGGCATCACAGGCAGCATCCACCAGGCTGCAGCCGACAGCACAAGCCAGGGGCTGGAGGACACAGGGGTCCATGGCTGCAGTGCCAATCTCCCTGCTACAAGCCTTGGTGGGGACGCAGATGAGGAGGACACGGCCCCAGAGTCCGCTTTAGACACGTCCCTGGACAGGTCCTTCTCTGAGGATGCAGTGACTGATTCCTCAGGGTCTGGCACACTCCCCAGGGCCTGGGGTCGGTCCACAAAGGGGCCAGGCAGGCGAAGAAAGAAGCGTCCTACAAGGAGCCAGGAAG AGGTTGTCCCTGATTCTGATGATAGTAAAACAAAAAGGCTGTGTGTGATCCAGTGA